The DNA sequence ACTTGTGAGTAGCGAATTTGATTCCAAGCCTGACAAAGAAAAGGTTTCACTTTCTGAGCCTTTATCGGAATTTCATTCCAGGAAAAGCATTATAACCTCTGCTGTTTCAAAACAGTTTTTGGCTAATGATGTTTTGCCCACTTTTTGTCGGTCAATTACTGATCTTCCTCCGGCACTGATTTCTGAGATTCTTAACTGCCTTGATCCGAAAGAACTTGGTATCGTGTCGTGTGTCTCCGCAACTCTTTATAAGCATGCATCCGACCACCATGCTTGGAAGGAATTCTATTGTGAGAGATGGGGACTTCCAGCACCACCTCTGGGTTTGGGGTATTCAGATGAGAAGTCATGGAAGGATCTATTTGTGGAGAGGGAGTTTAGGAGTAAGACGTTTATGGGACGTTATAGCACAGATGTTTTGTATGGTCACACTGAAGCAGTTCGCACTGTTTTCCTTCTGGCTTCTGCAAAGCTCATTTTCACGTCAGGCTATGACACAGTGGTTCGGATGTGGAACATGGAAGAAGGTTTGTCCATAGCATCCTCGCGACCACTAGGTTGCACGATCCGAGCAGTTGCCGCAGATACAAAACTTTTGGTTGCTGGTGGTACCGATGGATTTATCCATGGTTGGAAGGCAGTGGATCAGCTTCAACACTTGTTTGACCTTAAGGGTTCTCAAAGCCATAGCTCAGAGTTCCGACTATGGGAACATGAGGGACCCATAACTTCTCTTTCTTTGGATCTTACAAGGATGTATAGTGGATCATGGGACATGACTGTTCGTGTGTGGGACCGTTTTTCATTGAAGTGCTTAAAGGTTTTGAGGCATAATGATTGGGTATGGGGACTTGTTCCTCATGATACTACAATTGCTTCTGCATCAGGTTCAGATGTATATGTTTGGGATTCCAGTAGTGGGATTTTGATGACCATTATTCATAATGCTCACGTTGGTAATACTTACTCTCTGGCACGAAGCCACACcggaaattttcttttcactggAGGAGAAGATGGTACGATACACATGTTTGAGATTACAACTCATTGTGCTGAGACTACTGTTTTTCAGGTTGCTACCTGGATTCCACACTCAGGTTCTGTGCATGCCCTTGCATTTGAGTTTCCGTGGCTTGTTTCAGCTTCTAGTGATGGAAAGATGTCACTAATTGATGTAAGAAAGCTGTTAAGAACTAAAAACAGTGCTTCAAGCAAGCGTATTTCAAGGGGTAAGCATGTGGACAAGAATAGCGTGGAGCCCCCACAGAGGATGTTACATGGGTATGGAAGCAATCTGTTTGCAGTTGACATTGGTGTTGATCGAATTGTGTGTGGAGGGGAGGAAGGTGTTGTTAGGATTTGGAACTTTTCACAAGCTTTGGAAATCGAGAAGAGGATTCGTGCTTTAAGAGGAATACGGTTAGAGAATAGGATGAGGCGGCGTAAGCTCCGAATAGAGATGGACCGTAAAGGTCAGACTGATCAATGTTCAGTTGCAGCCAAGAAGAACCCAATTAATGGTGATAGGGGTGGTGTTTGGAACAACAAGCGTGGGGTGAGCAGCAAGCTGAAGGCATAGCAGCAGTAGCATTAACTGTTTGCTTCTGGCACCACTGCCCTTCCACTCATTTAGGTATTTGATTCCATTATGGTTGACAATTAATGGTTTAAGGAGCTCTTATTATATTGTCATATCTTTGGATTCTAAACTTGGTTCACTTAATGGTACCTCAGAAGTAGCTCTGTTGTATTCCATTTGCTGCTTTGCTACAAGTTTATCAAATTATAGTTTTACATTCTTCTCTATTTCAAAGTATCACAAATAAATAGTGAATGTATGTTTATGGTGCTGCAGTTGGCAGTGTATTTATCTGTGT is a window from the Carya illinoinensis cultivar Pawnee chromosome 14, C.illinoinensisPawnee_v1, whole genome shotgun sequence genome containing:
- the LOC122294412 gene encoding F-box/WD-40 repeat-containing protein At5g21040 — encoded protein: MAFECQDGPEVSKKLIDCVQNPCANHTGSNQFTSIPKTEKTSLVSSEFDSKPDKEKVSLSEPLSEFHSRKSIITSAVSKQFLANDVLPTFCRSITDLPPALISEILNCLDPKELGIVSCVSATLYKHASDHHAWKEFYCERWGLPAPPLGLGYSDEKSWKDLFVEREFRSKTFMGRYSTDVLYGHTEAVRTVFLLASAKLIFTSGYDTVVRMWNMEEGLSIASSRPLGCTIRAVAADTKLLVAGGTDGFIHGWKAVDQLQHLFDLKGSQSHSSEFRLWEHEGPITSLSLDLTRMYSGSWDMTVRVWDRFSLKCLKVLRHNDWVWGLVPHDTTIASASGSDVYVWDSSSGILMTIIHNAHVGNTYSLARSHTGNFLFTGGEDGTIHMFEITTHCAETTVFQVATWIPHSGSVHALAFEFPWLVSASSDGKMSLIDVRKLLRTKNSASSKRISRGKHVDKNSVEPPQRMLHGYGSNLFAVDIGVDRIVCGGEEGVVRIWNFSQALEIEKRIRALRGIRLENRMRRRKLRIEMDRKGQTDQCSVAAKKNPINGDRGGVWNNKRGVSSKLKA